One window of the Eucalyptus grandis isolate ANBG69807.140 chromosome 8, ASM1654582v1, whole genome shotgun sequence genome contains the following:
- the LOC104415450 gene encoding probable aldo-keto reductase 1 has translation MKLGTQGLEVSKLGFGCMGLSGIYNDPVPEEAGAAIITDAFAKGITFFDTSDFYGPKINEILVGKALKRLPREEVQLATKFGVAKTEADNVVIKGTPEYVRSCCESSLQRLGVKYIDLYYVHRIDTSVPIEETMGELKKLVEEGKVKYIGLSEASPDTIRRAHAVHPITALQMEWSLWTRDIEQEVVPLCRELGIGIVPYSPLGRGFFGGRGVTATVPAHLSPELYPRFQAENMDRNKILYARIEKLAKQHDCSPVQLALAWVLHQGDGVVPILGTTKIKNLDNNIGSLGVKLTEADVKEISDAIPIDEIAGDKLVDHFARLSWKYANTPPIDGKFSAS, from the exons ATGAAGCTCGGAACGCAGGGTCTCGAG GTTTCGAAGTTGGGTTTCGGCTGCATGGGACTCTCCGGAATCTACAATGATCCTGTTCCTGAGGAAGCTGGTGCAGCAATCATCACTGACGCGTTCGCCAAGGGGATAACATTCTTCGACACGTCGGATTTTTATGGACccaaaatcaatgaaattcttGTTGGAAAG GCGCTGAAGAGGTTGCCACGGGAGGAGGTACAGTTAGCCACCAAATTCGGTGTTGCAAAAACTGAAGCGGACAATGTCGTGATTAAGGGGACACCTGAATATGTCCGCTCATGTTGCGAGTCGAGCCTCCAGCGCCTTGGTGTCAAATACATTGACCTCTACTACGTGCATCGAATCGACACATCGGTCCCCATAGAGGAAACT ATGGGGGAACTGAAGAAGTTGGTGGAAGAGGGAAAAGTGAAGTACATTGGCTTGTCTGAGGCTAGCCCTGACACCATACGGAGGGCGCACGCAGTTCATCCCATCACGGCCTTACAGATGGAGTGGTCACTCTGGACTCGCGACATCGAGCAAGAAGTTGTCCCACTTTGTAG GGAGCTCGGAATTGGCATCGTTCCGTATAGCCCTCTTGGTCGTGGGTTCTTTGGCGGCAGAGGAGTCACAGCAACTGTGCCGGCACATCTTTCTCCA GAACTGTATCCCAGGTTTCAAGCAGAGAATATGGACAGAAACAAGATTCTCTACGCTCGAATTGAGAAGTTAGCAAAACAGCACGATTGTTCCCCTGTACAGCTTGCGCTCGCATGGGTACTCCATCAAGGAGATGGTGTTGTGCCTATCCTCG GAACGACCAAGATAAAAAATCTCGATAATAACATCGGTTCCTTGGGAGTGAAGCTCACGGAGGCAGACGTGAAAGAGATCTCAGATGCTATACCTATCGATGAAATTGCCGGCGACAAGCTTGTCGACCACTTTGCTCGCTTGTCATGGAAGTACGCGAACACACCCCCAATAGATGGGAAATTCTCAGCATCCTAg